In Planctomycetota bacterium, the genomic window CGACGATGGCGTCCACGAACCCGGCCTTGACCTCCTGACTGGCATCGGAGTCAGACAGCAGTTTATCAGCCATCCGGTCGCCGGGCTCGTCGCTCGAGAGGAGTTGTTCCACCGCTTCGGACAGGCCCGGTTTGATCTCGGTGGCGCCGTACGAGAACTCCACGTGGACCTTGACCCCGCGATCCCGGAAGTAACGCTTGGTGACGTTGACGAGTTCCGTGGCCACGGTCTTATTTTTGAGGTCCCCCGGCTTCTTGACGTTGCTCTCTTCGGGCACAGCCAGGACCCAGCGGACTCTCGACAGGCTGGCCTTGGCGTAGATCAGGTCCGCCACGACGTGGACGTCGGAGCCGTTCTCCGCGATCCAGTCCTGGCCCGTGAGTCCGGCGTCCAGAGCCCCGAGTTCGACGTATCGGCTCATCTCCTGCGCGCGAAGCATGACGACCCGGATTTCGGGGTCGTCGATTTGCGGCAGGTAGGATCGGTCGGAGACCCGGATGTCGAAGCCCGCGCGGGCCATCAGGTCGAGGGTGGCTTTTTCGAGGCTGCCCTTGGGCAGGCCGAGTTTCAGGATGTTTTCGGTGGTGGTCATGGGAATCCTTTCCGCGGCTAGAAGGGCGGCGTCGGCCGCTCGCAGGCCGCTATTTTTCCCGGCGCCGGCTCGAGGCGATGGGCTTGCGGGCGGCGCGCTTTTTCTTCGCCTGGGC contains:
- the hisG gene encoding ATP phosphoribosyltransferase, which encodes MTTTENILKLGLPKGSLEKATLDLMARAGFDIRVSDRSYLPQIDDPEIRVVMLRAQEMSRYVELGALDAGLTGQDWIAENGSDVHVVADLIYAKASLSRVRWVLAVPEESNVKKPGDLKNKTVATELVNVTKRYFRDRGVKVHVEFSYGATEIKPGLSEAVEQLLSSDEPGDRMADKLLSDSDASQEVKAGFVDAIVDVTETGSSLRANRLRIVDTIMESNTQLIANKAAWQDGWKRAKIENLALLLQGAINARELVGLKMNVPKKALDRIVRLLPAEKSPTVSQLADPDWVALEVILPGSEERRLLPELKRAGATGIIVYPLSKVIH